The Sphingobacterium bambusae genome includes a window with the following:
- a CDS encoding AraC family transcriptional regulator, with product MGNRKDEHLKYLVASDLDQAWGFFVTTIGFQDILPNTSYPPAGHPSSYWFKPEIGRVLNEFQVIYIIAGEGIFQSKNCKRCKVRAGSAIFLFPGEWHSFAPIDRSGWQVYWLGFDGKHAADIMTNSFINTQQPVLDIGFTEKVVDLYEQGIDAAHLQRSGHQQLLGGITYHLLSYLIYFRKNEMFRDKDMVQQINRARMIMTANAYTNKSAEEIAEELNLSYSWFRKLFKQYTGFSPAQYQMEIKLQKAKELLTSSNMPIKTIAYELNFESASYFVTFFKSKTGISPGIFRERLHREKDKPN from the coding sequence AATATTTGGTCGCTAGCGATCTAGATCAGGCATGGGGATTTTTCGTGACGACGATTGGCTTTCAAGACATCCTTCCCAATACCAGCTACCCGCCCGCGGGACATCCGTCGAGCTATTGGTTTAAACCCGAGATAGGCAGGGTTTTAAACGAGTTCCAAGTTATCTATATTATTGCTGGGGAGGGCATCTTCCAGTCTAAAAACTGCAAACGTTGCAAGGTGCGCGCAGGTTCGGCAATATTTCTATTTCCAGGCGAGTGGCATAGCTTTGCTCCGATAGACCGTAGCGGTTGGCAGGTTTATTGGCTCGGTTTTGACGGTAAACATGCCGCGGATATTATGACCAACAGCTTTATCAATACACAACAGCCTGTTTTGGACATCGGCTTTACGGAAAAAGTGGTTGACCTATATGAACAAGGGATTGATGCAGCCCATTTGCAGCGTTCAGGGCATCAGCAGCTCTTGGGCGGTATTACCTACCACCTGTTGAGCTACTTGATCTATTTCCGTAAAAATGAAATGTTTAGAGACAAAGATATGGTCCAACAGATCAATCGGGCTCGGATGATCATGACGGCAAATGCCTATACCAATAAAAGCGCAGAAGAAATTGCTGAAGAACTGAACCTAAGTTACTCTTGGTTTAGAAAGTTGTTTAAGCAATATACCGGATTTTCCCCTGCTCAATACCAGATGGAAATTAAGCTGCAGAAAGCTAAAGAGCTATTGACAAGCAGCAATATGCCCATAAAAACAATAGCTTATGAATTGAATTTTGAATCGGCGAGCTATTTTGTGACCTTCTTTAAATCCAAGACGGGCATTTCCCCAGGTATCTTTCGAGAGCGCCTGCATCGTGAAAAAGACAAGCCCAATTAA
- a CDS encoding arabinose isomerase → MQTVENIGMKSQNYEMKVGLFGIGLEAYWQQFETLKPRLEGYLQTVHNRIAAVGTFVVNLGLIDNAEKAIYAAHKFREHDVDMLFLLASTYALSSTVLPIVQHVKVPVIILNISPEAAIDYSAFNQMNDRTKMTGEWLRYCGSCPVPELANVFQRARIQFYQVTGILDEQDSCWKEVESWVQAAKVRHRMMHNRLGLMGHYYSGMLDIYTDKTRQLITFGGHMEILEVDELSALRHQVTAAEIADRVALFYETFAVDPSCSLEELQRAARTSIALDRLVAQYDLGSLAYYYKGTGNADNADTMSSVILGNSLLTARHVPVAGEYEIKNVQAMKILDSFGAGGSFTEYYAMDYNDDVVLMGHDGPGHIAIAEGKTKVKPLQVYHGKVGQGLSVEMAVKHGSVTLLSVIEQQDGSIALLVAEGASVEGPILEIGNTNSRYKFPIAARSFVNDWNSHGPAHHCAIGVGHIADKIKKLGALLGISVIQIC, encoded by the coding sequence ATGCAAACGGTAGAAAACATCGGAATGAAATCGCAGAATTACGAAATGAAGGTTGGTCTTTTTGGCATAGGACTGGAAGCTTATTGGCAACAGTTTGAAACGCTCAAGCCTCGCTTGGAGGGCTATCTGCAGACCGTGCATAATCGTATTGCGGCTGTTGGTACGTTTGTTGTTAATCTTGGACTTATAGACAATGCAGAGAAGGCGATATATGCCGCCCACAAATTTAGGGAGCACGATGTCGATATGTTGTTTTTGCTAGCCAGCACCTACGCCTTATCATCCACGGTATTACCCATTGTACAGCACGTAAAAGTACCGGTTATTATTTTGAATATTTCACCGGAAGCAGCAATAGACTACAGCGCTTTCAATCAAATGAACGACAGAACGAAGATGACAGGCGAGTGGTTGAGGTATTGCGGATCCTGTCCTGTTCCCGAATTAGCCAATGTCTTTCAACGTGCTCGGATACAGTTTTATCAGGTAACGGGCATCTTGGATGAGCAAGATAGCTGCTGGAAAGAAGTGGAGAGTTGGGTGCAAGCGGCGAAAGTACGGCACCGTATGATGCACAACCGATTAGGATTAATGGGTCATTATTATAGCGGGATGTTGGACATCTATACCGATAAGACTCGCCAACTAATCACCTTTGGGGGCCATATGGAGATTTTGGAGGTGGATGAGCTTTCTGCGCTACGCCATCAGGTAACTGCGGCGGAAATAGCGGATAGGGTAGCCCTTTTTTATGAGACCTTTGCGGTAGACCCTAGCTGTTCGCTGGAAGAGCTGCAGCGTGCCGCACGGACTTCAATAGCTTTGGATCGCTTGGTCGCGCAATATGACCTCGGGTCGCTAGCATATTACTATAAAGGCACGGGCAATGCTGACAATGCGGATACCATGAGTTCGGTTATTTTGGGGAATTCACTGCTTACGGCAAGACATGTGCCCGTTGCTGGTGAATATGAGATAAAGAACGTGCAAGCCATGAAGATTCTAGATAGCTTCGGCGCCGGAGGATCGTTTACCGAATATTACGCCATGGATTACAACGATGATGTTGTACTTATGGGGCATGACGGGCCGGGACATATTGCGATAGCAGAAGGAAAAACTAAAGTTAAGCCTTTACAGGTATATCATGGTAAAGTGGGGCAAGGACTGTCGGTGGAAATGGCGGTAAAACATGGGTCTGTAACCCTATTGTCGGTTATTGAGCAACAAGATGGCAGCATTGCTCTCCTTGTTGCCGAGGGAGCATCCGTGGAAGGACCTATATTGGAAATTGGAAATACCAATAGCCGCTACAAATTTCCCATTGCTGCACGCAGTTTCGTGAACGATTGGAACAGCCATGGCCCAGCGCACCATTGTGCTATTGGGGTAGGCCATATTGCCGATAAGATTAAAAAGTTAGGTGCACTACTTGGTATAAGCGTGATCCAGATTTGCTGA
- a CDS encoding RagB/SusD family nutrient uptake outer membrane protein: MAGTVYQVPHVIKFNHGFVQPGQTNVNFPLIRYADVLLEIAECLNEQAFVADGEAFELLNAVRNRAGLAAKTANNPNLALRVSNQESFREAIMKERQVELAFENHR, encoded by the coding sequence TTGGCCGGAACGGTTTACCAAGTGCCCCATGTGATCAAATTTAACCACGGTTTTGTGCAGCCGGGGCAAACAAATGTAAATTTTCCACTTATCCGCTACGCCGACGTGCTTTTGGAAATTGCAGAGTGCTTGAACGAGCAAGCCTTTGTGGCCGATGGCGAAGCATTTGAGCTGCTCAATGCCGTTCGAAATCGGGCAGGATTAGCCGCTAAGACAGCAAACAACCCCAATTTGGCTTTGCGCGTCAGCAATCAGGAGAGCTTTCGCGAGGCCATTATGAAAGAACGCCAAGTGGAACTAGCTTTTGAAAACCATCGCTGA